Proteins encoded by one window of Culicoides brevitarsis isolate CSIRO-B50_1 chromosome 2, AGI_CSIRO_Cbre_v1, whole genome shotgun sequence:
- the LOC134830790 gene encoding UDP-glucosyltransferase 2-like, giving the protein MKLLPAFFFIILFNAATSYRILGLFIHPGRSHYVVYSPLMKTLAQRGHNVTVVSYFPEKTAISNYRDLPFAAKIDLTESFDISRYTPINGNYLGYFRELFELAAWGNMACEGALNDPVIDLLLKMHEKAPFDLVITEFFETDCMLGVIWKMQVPFIGLSSCVLMPWHPDRIATPSTPSHIASEFVGFTEKMSFYERFVSFTVSNSVKFLYRWLVERKDNELLAAKFGEGIPDVHEIAKNTSFIFVNQHFSLHQARPMAPNLIEIGGIHIQDEKPLEKELKSILDAATNGVILMSWGSMINASTMETGVRDIFLNVFRGLEQKVVWKYETEKIENLPKNVVLRKWIQQRDILCHPNVKVFISHGGMLGTTEAIYCGVPVITIPFYGDQPLNGAAMEYRGIGEKIWFEEIETEKIRNSILKMLSDEVQQRAKFMSENFKDRPMAVLDTAVYWTEYAIRTKGELIRSHARHMSWFVYYSLDVLLPIIFVFLTIFYTIFKIHVMIFKIVGKKSEPKKKETKVQKKKQKKN; this is encoded by the exons ATGAAGCTGCTACCggcatttttcttcataattttattcaacgcTGCAACTTCTTACCGCATTCTTGGTCTCTTCATCCATCCCGGAAGGAGTCATTACGTCGTTTACAGTCCTTTGATGAAAACTCTCGCTCAACGAGGTCACAATGTCACAGTCGTCAGttattttcccgaaaaaacCGCCATTTCCAACTACCGCGATCTGCCGTTTGCCGCCAAAATCGATCTCACCGAATCTTTTGACATTTCCCGTTACACGCCGATCAACGGAAATTACCTCGGATACTTTCGTGAACTTTTCGAACTCGCCGCATGGGGAAATATGGCTTGTGAAGGCGCCTTAAACGATCCCGTGATCGATCTTTTGTTGAAAATGCACGAAAAAGCGCCTTTTGATCTCGTCATTACGGAATTTTTCGAGACAGATTGCATGCTGGGCGTAATTTGGAAGATGCAAGTGCCCTTTATTGGACTCAGTTCGTGCGTTTTGATGCCTTGGCACCCGGATCGCATTGCAACTCCCAGCACGCCGTCACATATCGCGAGCGAATTTGTCGGATTTAccgaaaaaatgtcattttacgAGCGATTTGTCAGTTTTACTGTCTCGAATTCCGTCAAATTTCTCTATCGCTGGCTCGTAGAACGCAAAGACAACGAATTACTTGCCGCCAAATTCGGCGAAGGCATTCCCGATGTGCACGAAATTGCGAAAAATACGAGTTTTATCTTTGTGAATCAGCATTTTTCGTTGCATCAAGCGAGACCGATGGCGCCAAATTTGATCGAAATTGGCGGGATTCACATTCAAGACGAAAAACCGTTGGAAAAGGAGTTGAAAAGTATTCTCGATGCGGCGACAAATGGAGTAATTTTGATGTCATGGGGCTCGATGATCAATGCAAGTACGATGGAAACTGGCGTCagagacatttttttgaacgtttttcGTGGACTTGAGCAAAAAGTCGTTTGGAAATATGAAAcggagaaaattgaaaatttaccaaaaaatgtcgTGCTTCGGAAATGGATTCAGCAACGCGATATTTTGTGTCATCCGAATGTGAAAGTCTTCATAAGTCATGGCGGCATGCTCGGAACAACGGAGGCAATTTATTGCGGAGTTCCGGTTATCACAATTCCGTTTTATGGCGATCAACCGTTGAACGGGGCAGCGATGGAATATCGAGGAATAggagaaaaaatttggtttgaagaaattgaaacggaaaaaattaGGAATTCCATTCTGAAAATGCTCTCAGACga agttCAACAAAGAGCGAAATTCATGTCGGAAAACTTCAAAGATCGACCAATGGCAGTTTTGGATACAGCTGTTTATTGGACAGAATATGCAATTCGGACAAAAGGAGAGTTAATTAGATCGCATGCGAGACACATGAGTTGGTTTGTCTATTATTCGTTGGATGTCTTGCTGccgataatttttgtgtttttaacaatattttatacgATTTTCAAAATCCAtgtcatgatttttaaaattgttggaaaaaaatcagaacctaagaaaaaagagacaaaagttcagaagaaaaaacagaaaaagaactga